The segment TAGTCTTATACAAGCAGTATAAATATGGGCTTCGTTGGAATTACATATTTTTTCATAGTATTTTATGGCTTTTGCGCCAACTTCAAAATTTTTGGTTTTATCGCAACTATTTTCTAAATTTGTCGCCAACTCAAAGCATTTATCTAAATTTCCACCCTCGCACTCTTTTTCGAGCCCTGAAATTTGTGTGTTAGCAAACGCACTAACACACAAAACCAAACAAAAAACAAAATTTTTCATAAATTTGTTAGCCTTTGTTAGCGCGTGATTTACGCCATTATTACGCCATTTCCCTCGCACACTTCGCCGATAACATATCCGTCAGTGTTAGCTAACACAAAATCAGCGTTAGCCTTCGGTGTGACTAACACCAAACCCACGCCGTTATTAAATGTGCGCTCCATTTCGCTAGCTTCGACCTTTTTGGCTAAAATTTTAAAAATCTCAGGCGTTTTGATTGCGTTTTTCTCGATTTTCGCGCCAAGCCCAGCAGGGAATACACGAGGCAGATTTTCTACTAAACCACCACCCGTGATATGCGCGCAGGCGTGAATTTTATCTTTCAGTGCCAAAAACTCTTTTACATAAATTCTAGTCGGCTCCAAAAGCGTGTCGATTAGAGTTTTTTCGCCGATTTTCTCGTCAAATTTCAACCCTAGCTCAGAAACTACTCTACGCGCTAGTGAAAAGCCGTTTGAGTGCAAACCGCTACTTGGCAAAGCAATCAAAACATCGCCACGCTCTACAAATTTCGTGCGATCTATCTCGTCTTGCTCGGCGATTCCTACGGCAAAACCAGCCAAATCGAAATCTTTGCCCTCATACATCGACGGCATTTCGGCTGTCTCGCCGCCGATTAGCGCGCACTGCGCCATTTTGCAGCCCTCGGCGATACCTGCTACTACGCGTTTTGCGCTTGCGATTTCTAGTTTTGCTGTAGCGTAATAATCTAGGAAAAATAGCGGTGTAGCGAAGTTGCAGATGAGGTCATTGACACACATTGCGACTAGATCGATACCCACGCCGTCAAGCTTGTCTGTGTCGATTGCTAGGCGAAGTTTGGTGCCTACGCCATCTGTCGCGCCCAAAATCGCTGGTTTTTTATACCCGCTTGGTAGCGCGAACGCACCGCTAAATGAGCCAATTCCGCCAATCACGCCTGGGGTCATTGTGGATTTGACTAGGGGTTTTATACTTTGCACAAACTCATTTCCTGCGTCGATATCGACACCTGCTTCTTTGT is part of the Campylobacter sp. VBCF_01 NA2 genome and harbors:
- the purM gene encoding phosphoribosylformylglycinamidine cyclo-ligase — protein: MISYKEAGVDIDAGNEFVQSIKPLVKSTMTPGVIGGIGSFSGAFALPSGYKKPAILGATDGVGTKLRLAIDTDKLDGVGIDLVAMCVNDLICNFATPLFFLDYYATAKLEIASAKRVVAGIAEGCKMAQCALIGGETAEMPSMYEGKDFDLAGFAVGIAEQDEIDRTKFVERGDVLIALPSSGLHSNGFSLARRVVSELGLKFDEKIGEKTLIDTLLEPTRIYVKEFLALKDKIHACAHITGGGLVENLPRVFPAGLGAKIEKNAIKTPEIFKILAKKVEASEMERTFNNGVGLVLVTPKANADFVLANTDGYVIGEVCEGNGVIMA